Proteins encoded by one window of Apus apus isolate bApuApu2 chromosome 15, bApuApu2.pri.cur, whole genome shotgun sequence:
- the LOC127390941 gene encoding elafin-like, with the protein MKSVAALLLVGMLLLWTELPTGSSWSCPPVRITCAMLNPPNRCFSDRQCPRFHKCCQSFCGRRCFSPRSSIPIHRV; encoded by the exons ATGAAGTCAGTGGCCGCCCTCCTCCTGGTGGGGATGCTTCTCCTCTGGACAGAGCTGCCGACAG gcagctcctggtccTGCCCACCGGTCCGAATCACCTGCGCGATGCTCAACCCACCCAACAGGTGCTTCTCCGACCGGCAGTGCCCGCGCTTCCACAAGTGCTGCCAGTCCTTCTGTGGCAGGAGATGCTTTTCCCCCAGATCTTCCATCCCCATCCACCGAG tgtga
- the KCNS1 gene encoding potassium voltage-gated channel subfamily S member 1 has protein sequence MVNKTLNYWGPGFEEDVININVGGLRRRLSSSALSKFPDTRLGRLLSCDSEESILQLCDDYDVSAREFYFDRNPGFFLYVLHFYQTGKLHVMEELCVFSFCQEIEYWGINEFFLDSCCSYRYHERKLESRHHNWDEESEVSSVDTSPDEISDINHELLRYSTLRCGNLRKRLWLTMENPGYSIPSKLFSFVSISVVLVSIATMCIHSMPEYQEVDENGNMLDEPILHKLEYFCISWFTFEVSSRLLLSPSPRKFFKHPLNLIDIVSVLPFYFTLVVDLTVGNDSELGNLGKVVQVFRLMRIFRVLKLARHSTGLRSLGATLKHSYREVGILLLYLAVGVSVFSGVAYTAEKEEDVGFDTIPACWWWGTVSMTTVGYGDVVPVTVAGKLAASGCILGGILVVALPITIIFNKFSHFYRKQKALEAAVRNSGKKDAEEAESISSHEQDSEALSDTSLGRGSPDRRGLTPSAHPAP, from the exons ATGGTCAACAAGACCTTAAATTACTGGGGTCCCGGTTTCGAGGAGGACGTTATCAACATCAACGTGGGGGGTCTGAGAAGGCGGCTCAGCTCCAGTGCCCTCTCCAAGTTCCCCGACACCCGCCTGGGCCGCCTGCTCTCCTGTGACTCAGAGGAGTCcatcctgcagctctgtgaTGACTACGACGTGAGCGCCAGGGAGTTCTACTTCGACCGCAACCCCGGCTTCTTCCTCTACGTCCTCCACTTCTACCAGACCGGGAAGCTGCATGTCATGGAGGAGCTGTGCGTCTTCTCCTTCTGCCAGGAGATCGAGTACTGGGGCATCAACGAGTTCTTCCTGGACTCCTGCTGCAGCTACCGCTACCACGAGCGCAAGCTGGAGAGCAGGCACCACAACTGGGACGAGGAGAGCGAGGTCAGCAGCGTGGACACGTCCCCCGATGAGATCTCAGACATCAACCACGAGCTGCTGCGCTACAGCACCCTGCGCTGCGGCAACCTGCGCAAGCGCCTCTGGCTCACCATGGAGAACCCCGGCTACTCCATCCCCAGCAAGCTCTTCAGCTTCGTGTCCATCAGCGTGGTGCTGGTTTCCATAGCCACCATGTGCATCCACAGCATGCCCGAGTACCAGGAGGTGGATGAGAACGGCAACATGCTCGACGAACCCATCCTGCACAAGCTGGagtatttctgcatttcctgGTTCACTTTCGAAGTGTCTTCCCGcctcctgctctcccccagccccaggaagTTCTTCAAACACCCGCTGAACCTGATTGACATTGTCTCAGTGTTGCCCTTCTACTTCACCCTCGTGGTGGACTTGACTGTGGGCAACGACTCAGAGCTGGGCAACCTGGGCAAGGTGGTGCAGGTGTTTCGGCTCATGAGGATATTCCGGGTGCTGAAGCTGGCTCGGCACTCCACTGGACTGAGGTCCCTGGGGGCCACCTTGAAG CACAGCTACCGGGAGGTGGGGATCTTGCTGCTCTACCTGGCCGTGGGGGTCTCTGTTTTCTCCGGTGTGGCCTACACAGCTGAGAAGGAGGAAGACGTTGGTTTCGACACCATCCCGGCCTGCTGGTGGTGGGGCACGGTCAGCATGACCACCGTGGGCTACGGCGACGTGGTGCCTGTCACCGTGGCTGGCAAGCTGGCTGCCTCGGGCTGCATCCTGGGGGGCATCCTGGTGGTGGCACTGCCCATCACCATCATCTTCAACAAGTTCTCCCACTTCTACCGCAAGCAGAAGGCGCTGGAGGCGGCCGTGAGGAACAGCGGGAAGAAAGACGCCGAGGAAGCGGAGAGCATCTCCAGCCATGAACAAGACTCAGAAGCTCTGAGtgacacctccctgggcagaggcagccccGACCGCCGTGGTCTGACCCCCAGTGCCCACCCTGCACCCTGA